The genomic DNA GAGTGTCAGTATCCAAACTTGGAATGGGATCTGTTCTTTTTTCATGATGATATGCCTATGTAAATTCTGGTTTGTTAGGACGCTTAGGTACACGTCCTAACGGTTGTTCTTTGTGTCTTTGCGAGGTGTTTTAGCCGAGTAGCGCGCCGCCATCGATGTCGATAATTGAGCCAGTCACATATGAGTTTTTAATCGCGAACAGGTAGCCCATGGCGGCCTCTGAAGCATCACCGACTTTACCAACAGGTAAGTTATTCTTGGCGTTGTCATACATGGCGTTACGAGATGAGTCGTCCATATTCTTGTAGGCTTCGGTCATGGTTAAGCCTGGGCTGACGGCGTTCACTCGAATAGGCGAAAGTTCTTTTGCAAGCACTTTAGTCACGCTCTCTAGTGCGGCGTTGATGGCGGTTTTTACGTAAGTGCCTGAGACTACTTTGCGCGACAACATGCCTGTGGTGAGCGTGATAGAACCGTTGGGTTTGATGTAACGTGCCGCATGCTTGGCAACGTTCAGGCTGCCCCAAAATTTGGTATCAAATGCCGTTTTTGCGTCTTCAAGCGCAACATCTGTCACCTTTCCTGCGGGAGCAGATGAGCCAGCCGTAACCACCAAATGATCGAAGGGACCAATGGATTCGAAGTACTCGCAAATCGACTTTTCATTACTGATATCAACGCCTGTATGTCGACCAGCAATGTGTACTGTGTTGTCTTCGTTTCTCAATTGCATCGCTAATGCTTTACCGATGCCAGACGTGCCACCAATGATGACGAAAGTGCTTTTTTCTTGGTTCGTTACTAAGTTGTTCATGTTCTGAATTCCTGCATGTTCTGCTGATGGTTGTCATTATATTTATTCGATTAATTTTGATAATTGACTAAAATGTGAATTCATTATTCGGCTGAGATGAACAGTGTGGCGAGGAAGAAGTAGCATGGATAAGTTTTCAGACATGGCGATGTTCGTCAGCATCGTGAAGCATCAGGGGTTGGCTGCGGCAGGGCGAGAGCTAGGCTTATCACCTGCGACCATGACGGCAAGGCTACAAGCTCTGGAGGAACGATATGGCGTGAAGCTGTTGAATCGAAGTACTCGACATGTGTCTTTAACTGACTCTGGCGAGCTGTATCACAAGGCGTGTTTGGAGATATTGGATAACGTTAGCGAAGCCGAAAACTTGATTCAAAATGGTGTCAAAGAGGTTAAAGGCCCTTTAAAAATCGCCGCTCCCAAAGACATCGGCAAGCAGTACATTCTTCCTATTCTCTCTGAGTTCTGTCAGCAATATCCCGACGTGATCCCTTACCTGTATTTGAACGATAACCTGTCGAATATTGCAGAGTCGGGCATGGATGTGGTGATTCGCTACGGAGAGTTAGTTGACAGCAGTTTGATATCAAGACGTTTATCCCCGAGCCGACGTGTGCTGTGTGCTTCTCCTGAATATCTTGCCAAGCATGGAACGCCCCTAACGCCGCAAGACTTAGTAGACCATGACTGCTTAGCCATGCTGCGTAGCAATGAAGAACTCAAGACATGGCACTTTCAAGATCACGATATGAAGAAGTCGATTACCGTTGTGCCAAAGCGATTCTCAGACGATGGCGAAGTGATTCGCTACTGGGCATTAAAAAGCGAGGGTATTGCGCTCAAATCAGTGTTGGATGTGCAAGATGACATCAATAACCAACGCCTTGTGACTTTGCTCAACGGCTATATGAAAAACTTCAATACTTCGACCTCTGTATCAAGCGCAGACTTGAATGTGGTGTACATCAGCAAGAAGTATCAACCTAAGCGAATTCGACTATTTTTGGATTTCCTAATCGATAATTTTGGCCGTTTGACAGATAAATCAATTAATTAACGCGATATGACAAAACTCTCGAACTGAAAACGGGACTACGGACAGAACGCGCTCAACTGGTTATGATGTGAGCAATACATGGATGTTACTGGAGAGAACAATGAAAATAGTTGGCAATACGCTGATCAAACCATTCCATAAAGCGACCTGTCACTGCGGTGCGGTGGAGTTAGAGCTTAGCCTACCTAACGGCATCGAAAAGCCGCGTCGCTGCGATTGCTCTATTTGTCGTCGTAAAGGGGCGGTTGTTGGTTCTGTAGCCTTGGATGGTATCAAGATCCTCAAAGGTGCAGAGCATCTCAAGTTATATCAATTCAATACCAACACCGCGAAGCACTACTTCTGTTCGAACTGCGGTATCTATACCCACCATCAACGTCGCTCTAGCCCAAATGAATATGGATTCAATATTGGTTGCTTGGAAGGGGTGAACCCTTTTGATATTGGTGATGTGGTGACTAACGATGGGGTTAACCACCCTGCGGATCGCTAAGGAGAAAAGTATGTCTGATTATGGTGCCCTGATTCGCTGGCAGAAAGGCGGCGATGAGGCTTTTAGCGATAACCAATACAGTCGCGGGCATACGTGGGAATTTGATGGTGGCGTTATCGTACCTGCGTCGTCATCACCTCATGTGGTGCCATTGCCACTTTCGGTGGCTGAAAATGTTGATCCAGAAGAAGCCTTTATTGCGGCGATTGCCAGTTGTCATATGCTGACGTTTTTGGGCATTGCAGCTAAACAGAAGTACCTGATCGACTCTTATGTCGATGATGCCGTCGGTGTGCTGGAAGAAGATGAATCAGGTCGTTCATCTGTGACTAAGGTGACTCTGCGCCCTAAGATTGTGTTTTTAGGTACCAAAAATCCTACCGCCAAGCAGCTCGACAAACTGCATCACTTGGCGCACAAAAACTGTTTCATTGCGAACTCGGTCAAGACTGAGATTGTGGTCGAGATGCGAGATTAATTTAAAACAATCACAAGATTTCTTTAAAAGCTTCGTCCTTTTTATCTCGCTATCGTCTTAAGGGTATTCATGCAATTTCGTTGATTGCAAAAAGACCGAACACACTATTTGAGGACTCCTCCATGACAGCGTTTAACAGTGCATCGAATTACGGTGAAAATGCGTTTATCAAAAGCAAACCAGAGGTGCTAGAGAGCATTTACAATACCGCCGATGTATTTCCTTACTGGGTTGCCGACATGGATTTTCAGATAGCGGAACCCATCACTCAAGAGCTGAATCGTTTGGTCGAACGCGGCGTGTATTCTTACGAGTTTCATGAGCAAGCGGTGTTTGAAGCCCTTTCAAAATGGTATGCAAAGCGTCATGGGCTAAACCTTTCAGCGGACAAATTTGTGCAGGTGCCGGGTGTGCTCTCTGGTATTGCCTTGTTACTGCGTCAGTTTACTAATGAAGGTGATGGCGTGCTTATTCATACGCCAGCCTATCACCAGTTTTCTAACTTGGTGAACAAAGCCGGTCGCGAGGTAGTGAAAAGCCCGTTGGTAAATGATGGCCAAAGTTACCAAATTGATTTCGAGGGGATGGAGCAACAGATCGTCGACCATAAAGTGAAAACGATGATTTTCTGTAACCCCCATAACCCAACTGGCCGTGTATGGACAGCGCAAGAAATAGAGCAAGTTGTTGAGATCGCTAAGCGCCATGATGTCCTGATCATCAGCGATGAAATCCATTCTGGTATTATTTTTGAAGGCCATACTTTCACGAGCTTGACCAGTTTCGATTACTACAAGGTGATTACCTTGATTGGTTCTCCGGCGAAAACCTTTGGCATGCACAGTATTTCTAACGGTTATGTCTACACCAATAACGAAGCGCTATTTGAAGCGTTTAAAGCCAACGTAGCGGCGATGTACCTTGATCACGGTAACGCTTTGACGACATTTGCAACCATTGCTGCTTTTGAAAAGGGGGGAAGAGTGGCTAGAGGGTATGTTGGTGTACTTACAAGAGACGGTTAAGTGGGTTACTGAGTTTGCTGAAAAGCGCATTCCTCAATTGAAAGTGTTCCAGCCACAAGGTACTTATCAGGTATGGTTTGATTTTTCTGCGTTAGGTTTCTCTAAAGAAAAGCTTAAAAATACCGTGTTTGAGCAGGCGGGGATGGGGTTAACTCCGGGCGGATGGTTTGGCGCTGAGAGCTATCATTTCATGCGAATGAACATTGCGACGTCTCGCGACAATATCGAAAAATCGTTTGAGGTACTGGCAAACGCGATTGATAATGCAGAGCAAGCTAAACGCTAGTTTTGACACGATAATGCCATTTCAAATCGGATAACCGCGAGTCAGCTTAGTGCATGGCTGGCGGTTTTTTTGTGTCTGTGTAATCCTACTCACGGTTTCACAAAGCTGTTTTAGACAGCGCAGAATGATTATAGAGATTGATTGGCAGAGAGTTATGTTTAGCGTCCCACTGAATAGTTTTGTACATCGTGTGAGTGATAAGAGCCAAGTAATGGCAAACGCTGCTGAGTGTGGATGTCAGTTGAAGCGAGTTCGTCGCTCACGCAACTGGTTATTGGTGGCTCAAGAGCATCAATTGATCGAATTCAAAGCTTTGTTAACTCATGAAAAAGACGGCTGGATAACTGTAGCCATAGACAAGGTACTGCCAAAACCTGTGGTGTGTTTGGCGTCGCTGTTAGCCGCAACTCCTTCTATGACCGTTGCTCAATTGGTGATGGAGTCTGGATGTTCAATGGCCGAAGCACGACGAGCCATTGATGACTATGAAGGGTTATAGATAAGTTGTGAGCGCTTGAAAAGTACTGAGCAGCAAAAAGCCCGTAACGATATGGCGTTATTTCAGCGCGATATCGTTACGGGCTTTATCATCTGAGTTTCTGTGAAACCAGTGAGAGCGTTAAAGTCGAATTAAGAGTTAGCGACTTTTACACGAATCGTGTTTTTGCCAAGCTTGGTCATGTGCAGCTTGTCTAGTGCAGTTTTCGCTTCTTCTTGCTCTGGCATTTCAACGAAAGCAAAACCTTTTGAGTAGCCAGTTTCTTGGTCTAATACTAGGTTGCATGCTTTTACTGAACCGAACTCAGAAAATAGTACACGGATGTCTTGCTCTGTTGTTGAGCGAGATAGGTTACGAACTAGAAGTTTCATAATGAACCTTGAATATGAATTTACGTCGCGCATTGTCGCACATTTTGAAGGTCACCCTTACAAAATAATTTAAGATCTCATTTGCTTGGGTAGCCAAGATCTGCGGCTGCACTTTGAGTTGTTTGTCGTGATTATTCGTCGTCGAACTGTTTGATGGTGAAGGCGTCTTCGATTCGGTTCAGCTCTTCTTGTTCTTTCTGACGAAGCTCTTCTTGGCGAGCAATTTTCATCTCATTGAGACGTTTCTTCTCTGACTTGGTCAGGAACTTAACGGCTTTTTTGTTGGTTAATGCGTAAGCAGTTACGTCTTCACCTTTTTCTCTGCGCTCGTTTACGCGTTGTGAGAAACGTTCATTGTCGCGAGCTTTACGCTCCGCTGAGGTTAACTTGCTCATGCTTTAAAGCCTTTTTAATTTATCGTGATAGGGAATCTACACGTGGCGAAACAAAGGGGCATTCATCAGTATGAGGTATTGGCCATTTGTACGCTGGTGGCGCATCTTAGCACAGCGGGGGAGCATGTAGGCATGCTATTGAGGGATTATACGAAACAGCCCACAACGCGTCGTCGTGGGCTGGATTCTAAAGCGGGTGATTCAGATTGATTTGAAGGGCGAGTTGTCTAAATCTTTTCGATGTACAGGATGACCTCTCCGACCTTAAAGCCGAACTTGGACATTTCGGTCTTGTTGAATAATCGCGTTTCGTCCATTAAGAACATCCAATCATCTAGTGTGACTTCATAGGTACTGCCATCGACTTCAATTTCTAGGTCGTATTTCCAGTACAGAGCAGAGCCTTGGGTTTCACCATAAGCGGTTCCTACCACATCGTTAGCAGTGCCTGAGTAAGTGTTGTCGCCGGTTTTTATCAGGTTCCAAATTCGGGTTGAGCGTTCACCATCGGCAAATGAGAACCACTCTTTGATTTCACCGTTGTTGCCTTCCCACGTAGCGATCAGTTTGGCATCAAAGCGTCGTAGCAAGTTGCCGGAGCGGTCGAGTACCATACCGTAAGCCATTAACTCGCCATTGAAGAAGGTCTCAAGTTTGAGCTCTGGTGTTGTGTCGACGTGATTATCAAGGCTGGCAGAGCCGCAGCCTGTTAGCCAACTAAGAGACAGTATTGCTAGAGCAAATTTGATTATTGTTGTTTTTGGATTCATTTATTCAAACCTAATAGTTGTTTGCGTAGGCCTGGTTCGGAGGTGTTTTCAGAGAGCCAGATAGCAAGGAAGGCATCGCCAAATTGTTT from Vibrio chagasii includes the following:
- a CDS encoding RNA recognition motif domain-containing protein codes for the protein MKLLVRNLSRSTTEQDIRVLFSEFGSVKACNLVLDQETGYSKGFAFVEMPEQEEAKTALDKLHMTKLGKNTIRVKVANS
- a CDS encoding GFA family protein — translated: MKIVGNTLIKPFHKATCHCGAVELELSLPNGIEKPRRCDCSICRRKGAVVGSVALDGIKILKGAEHLKLYQFNTNTAKHYFCSNCGIYTHHQRRSSPNEYGFNIGCLEGVNPFDIGDVVTNDGVNHPADR
- a CDS encoding ribosome recycling factor family protein, with product MFSVPLNSFVHRVSDKSQVMANAAECGCQLKRVRRSRNWLLVAQEHQLIEFKALLTHEKDGWITVAIDKVLPKPVVCLASLLAATPSMTVAQLVMESGCSMAEARRAIDDYEGL
- a CDS encoding SDR family oxidoreductase — protein: MNNLVTNQEKSTFVIIGGTSGIGKALAMQLRNEDNTVHIAGRHTGVDISNEKSICEYFESIGPFDHLVVTAGSSAPAGKVTDVALEDAKTAFDTKFWGSLNVAKHAARYIKPNGSITLTTGMLSRKVVSGTYVKTAINAALESVTKVLAKELSPIRVNAVSPGLTMTEAYKNMDDSSRNAMYDNAKNNLPVGKVGDASEAAMGYLFAIKNSYVTGSIIDIDGGALLG
- a CDS encoding DUF3833 domain-containing protein, giving the protein MNPKTTIIKFALAILSLSWLTGCGSASLDNHVDTTPELKLETFFNGELMAYGMVLDRSGNLLRRFDAKLIATWEGNNGEIKEWFSFADGERSTRIWNLIKTGDNTYSGTANDVVGTAYGETQGSALYWKYDLEIEVDGSTYEVTLDDWMFLMDETRLFNKTEMSKFGFKVGEVILYIEKI
- a CDS encoding OsmC family protein, whose amino-acid sequence is MSDYGALIRWQKGGDEAFSDNQYSRGHTWEFDGGVIVPASSSPHVVPLPLSVAENVDPEEAFIAAIASCHMLTFLGIAAKQKYLIDSYVDDAVGVLEEDESGRSSVTKVTLRPKIVFLGTKNPTAKQLDKLHHLAHKNCFIANSVKTEIVVEMRD
- a CDS encoding LysR family transcriptional regulator; translation: MDKFSDMAMFVSIVKHQGLAAAGRELGLSPATMTARLQALEERYGVKLLNRSTRHVSLTDSGELYHKACLEILDNVSEAENLIQNGVKEVKGPLKIAAPKDIGKQYILPILSEFCQQYPDVIPYLYLNDNLSNIAESGMDVVIRYGELVDSSLISRRLSPSRRVLCASPEYLAKHGTPLTPQDLVDHDCLAMLRSNEELKTWHFQDHDMKKSITVVPKRFSDDGEVIRYWALKSEGIALKSVLDVQDDINNQRLVTLLNGYMKNFNTSTSVSSADLNVVYISKKYQPKRIRLFLDFLIDNFGRLTDKSIN
- a CDS encoding DNA polymerase III subunit epsilon; translated protein: MSKLTSAERKARDNERFSQRVNERREKGEDVTAYALTNKKAVKFLTKSEKKRLNEMKIARQEELRQKEQEELNRIEDAFTIKQFDDE